A single genomic interval of Danio aesculapii chromosome 5, fDanAes4.1, whole genome shotgun sequence harbors:
- the LOC130228713 gene encoding DNA mismatch repair protein Msh3-like, which yields MHTAVRRVSASKSSKKSSTQTTISRFFTNASDRAQPTEQINCQDQRQEGRGKKRLSDGGASTEKRAKLVVNVEQERDEEFTVTPSTCKTVSSKACISQATLTRLKDFSCSESSESLLPDQTIKLELGPSDSRKAEGSASQQHNVIVEDEMVEEVKEEPINIKQEFSFNQYAKNTGSRKSSEEPSVPNRRTKTNYTPLEEQYMEIKKQHADTVLCVECGYKYRFFGEDAEIAAKELNITCHLDHNFMTASIPTHRLFVHVRRLVSQGYKVGVVKQTETTAIKASSTNKSSLFSRQLHALYTKSTLVGEDVNPLLKLGDLEQAEDVVQDSGNNYLMCVSESLDKQSKELTVGMVVVQPSIGDVMVDCFKDNTSHSELESRILRIQPVEILVPSDLSESTERLLRNITLQVNACVVLVL from the exons ATGCACACAGCTGTCAGACGTGTGTCTGCCTCCAAATCCTCCAAGAAATCCAGCACTCAGACAACTATCAGCAGGTTCTTCACTAATGCAAGCGATCGGGCTCAACCAACTGAGCAGATTAACTGCCAAGACCAACGCCAAGAGGGCAGAGGGAag AAGAGGTTGTCTGATGGAGGAGCGTCCACAGAGAAACGAGCCAAACTCGTGGTCAATGTGGAGCAGGAGAGGGATGAGGAGTTCACAGTGACCCCCAGCACCT GTAAGACGGTGTCCTCGAAAGCTTGTATCAGCCAAGCCACCCTCACCAGACTTAAAGACTTCAGCTGCTCAGAGAGCTCAGAGAGTCTACTGCCAGATCAGACTATAAAACTGGAGTTGGGGCCTTCAGATTCGAGAAAAGCTGAAGGTTCTGCCTCACAGCAACACAATGTTATCGTGGAAGACGAAATGGTTGAAGAGGTCAAAGAAGAGCCCATTAATATTAAACAG GAGTTTTCCTTTAATCAGTATGCTAAGAATACTGGGAGCAGGAAAAGTTCAGAAGAGCCTTCTGTTCCCAACAGAAGAACCAAGACCAATTACACGCCGCTAGAAGAACAGTACATGGAGATCAAAAAGCAGCATGCGGACACAGTGCTTTGCGTCGAGTGTGGGTATAAATACAGGTTCTTCGGCGAGGATGCAGAG ATTGCTGCAAAGGAACTTAATATCACTTGTCATCTGGACCATAACTTCATGACAGCCAGCATCCCTACTCATCGTCTGTTTGTGCATGTTCGGCGACTGGTTTCTCAGGGCTACAAG GTTGGTGTAGTGAAGCAGACCGAAACTACAGCCATCAAAGCGTCCAGCACTAACAAAAGTTCACTCTTCTCACGCCAGCTACATGCGCTTTACACAAAGTCCACACTTGTGGGAGAAG ATGTGAATCCTCTGCTAAAGCTGGGAGATTTGGAGCAGGCTGAAGATGTGGTGCAGGACAGTGGAAATAACTATctaatgtgtgtgagtgagagtttAGACAAACAGAGCAAGGAGCTGACTGTAGGGATGGTG GTGGTCCAGCCAAGCATTGGGGACGTGATGGTGGACTGTTTTAAAGATAATACGAGCCATTCAGAGCTGGAATCCAGAATACTGAGAATACAACCTGTAGAAATCCTAGTTCCTTCAGATCTGTCAGAGAGTACTGAGAGGTTATTACGCAACATCACTCTCCAGGTAAATGCTTGTGTTGTGTTGGTCCTGTGA